A window of the Sporosarcina sp. FSL K6-2383 genome harbors these coding sequences:
- the rapZ gene encoding RNase adapter RapZ, translated as MTEIETPNSDVEIVIITGMSGAGKTVAMQSFEDLGFYCIDNLPPELLVMFLDLMMKSENRMRRIAAVMDTRGGDLFDSLIGALDDLLRMEGVSSRILFLDADDETLVRRYKETRRSHPLAEGGLLLTGIRKERLLLSELKGRARSIYQTSSLKPRALREKIMAEFSTKEGAGFTVNFISFGFKHGMPIDADVVFDVRFLPNPFYIQELKVQTGLDKDVYDYVLKWSDTQILIEKLSDLFKFLIPQYKNEGKSQAVVAFGCTGGQHRSVTLAEFFGARFKDEYRTLITHRDIEKRKE; from the coding sequence ATGACGGAAATAGAAACACCAAATAGCGATGTAGAAATTGTCATTATTACAGGCATGTCAGGTGCAGGTAAGACAGTAGCGATGCAAAGCTTCGAGGATCTTGGGTTTTATTGTATAGATAATTTGCCACCGGAATTGTTAGTCATGTTCCTTGACCTTATGATGAAGTCGGAAAATCGAATGAGACGTATCGCAGCTGTTATGGATACGCGGGGCGGCGACCTTTTCGATTCGCTCATCGGCGCGCTCGATGATCTGCTACGGATGGAAGGTGTATCTTCACGTATCTTATTCCTTGATGCAGATGATGAGACGCTTGTCCGGCGCTATAAAGAAACGAGACGCTCGCATCCTTTAGCGGAAGGTGGATTACTGCTAACAGGTATTCGCAAAGAACGCCTTTTGCTATCTGAATTGAAAGGAAGAGCACGCTCTATTTATCAAACCTCGAGCTTGAAGCCAAGAGCATTACGTGAAAAAATTATGGCTGAATTCTCTACAAAAGAAGGTGCTGGTTTCACTGTAAACTTTATCTCATTTGGCTTTAAGCATGGAATGCCAATAGATGCTGACGTCGTATTTGATGTACGATTCCTGCCGAATCCATTTTATATTCAGGAGTTAAAGGTGCAAACGGGGCTTGATAAAGATGTGTACGACTATGTATTGAAGTGGAGCGATACACAAATACTCATTGAAAAATTGTCCGATTTGTTTAAGTTTTTAATTCCGCAGTATAAAAATGAAGGCAAATCGCAAGCTGTCGTCGCGTTTGGTTGTACAGGAGGGCAGCATCGTTCAGTCACGCTAGCCGAATTTTTTGGAGCGAGATTTAAGGATGAATACCGGACTCTCATAACGCATCGAGATATTGAAAAGAGAAAGGAATGA
- a CDS encoding gluconeogenesis factor YvcK family protein, with protein MSRSGKLKKVVAFGGGTGLSTLLRGLKSHHIDLTAVVSVADDGGSSGRLLDEYDIPPPGDIRQVLAALSDVEPLIERMFQYRFSSSEDLKGHSLGNLMLAAMTDITGDFARAIEQMSFVLNIKGKVLPAANQRITLHAELEDGTIVTGESKIPVYGRKIRKVYMSPQEAEPLPETVDTIMGADLLVFGPGSLYTSILPTILVPAIREAVLACKAKKIYIGNLTTQAGETYRYTASEHVQALYDHAGEAFLDAVLLNGADIAVLLGKKEQTEPPWSVINDLENIQRLVPDVIVKNIALVNGKNVMHDSDKVANLLMDYIDSAIKTD; from the coding sequence ATGTCTCGATCCGGTAAATTGAAAAAAGTAGTTGCCTTCGGTGGCGGAACCGGATTGTCTACACTGTTACGAGGTCTAAAGAGTCATCATATTGACTTGACGGCAGTTGTGTCTGTGGCTGATGATGGAGGAAGCTCGGGTAGACTTCTTGACGAATACGATATCCCCCCTCCGGGTGATATCCGTCAGGTCTTGGCAGCGCTTTCAGATGTTGAACCCCTTATCGAGAGGATGTTTCAATACCGTTTTTCATCCTCGGAAGATTTGAAAGGGCATTCACTAGGCAATTTAATGCTAGCTGCGATGACAGATATTACAGGTGATTTTGCCCGTGCTATCGAGCAAATGAGTTTCGTGTTGAATATTAAAGGAAAAGTGTTACCGGCTGCTAATCAAAGGATTACATTGCATGCGGAACTGGAAGATGGCACAATCGTAACAGGAGAGTCTAAAATTCCGGTATATGGTCGGAAAATCCGTAAGGTGTATATGTCTCCCCAAGAAGCAGAGCCACTCCCAGAAACTGTTGATACGATAATGGGTGCGGACTTACTTGTTTTTGGTCCAGGTAGTTTGTATACAAGCATTTTACCGACAATACTCGTTCCAGCGATACGTGAAGCCGTTCTAGCATGTAAGGCGAAAAAAATATATATTGGTAATTTGACGACGCAAGCAGGCGAAACGTATCGCTATACTGCCTCAGAGCATGTCCAAGCGTTATATGATCACGCAGGCGAAGCATTCCTAGATGCGGTATTATTGAATGGCGCCGACATTGCGGTGTTGTTAGGTAAGAAGGAGCAAACGGAACCACCGTGGTCTGTTATTAACGATTTGGAGAACATTCAACGACTTGTCCCTGATGTCATTGTGAAGAATATAGCGTTGGTGAATGGTAAAAATGTGATGCATGACTCTGATAAAGTTGCTAATTTGCTCATGGATTATATAGATAGTGCTATAAAAACGGATTAG
- a CDS encoding NUDIX domain-containing protein, producing the protein MQKIANLVVVKDGQVLLLKKPRRDWYVAPGGKMDPGESVYESAMREFMEETGAEAVEPHLKGVYTMVMMDDAGQRVLDEWMLYTFMARDLIGVPFETTAEGVLEWHPVASLQTLPMAEGDRTNLLFAVTQYGTQYGTFSYTEDFKLLKEEIQRSKEGDGR; encoded by the coding sequence ATGCAAAAAATCGCAAACTTAGTCGTTGTGAAAGACGGTCAAGTATTATTATTAAAAAAACCACGTCGGGATTGGTATGTAGCGCCAGGAGGAAAAATGGACCCCGGCGAGTCGGTATACGAGTCTGCAATGAGGGAGTTCATGGAAGAAACAGGTGCTGAAGCTGTTGAGCCGCATTTAAAGGGCGTTTACACAATGGTTATGATGGATGACGCTGGGCAGCGCGTTTTGGATGAGTGGATGCTCTATACATTTATGGCACGTGATCTAATTGGGGTTCCCTTTGAGACAACGGCAGAAGGGGTGCTTGAATGGCATCCTGTTGCGAGTTTACAAACCCTTCCAATGGCGGAGGGGGATCGCACAAATTTACTGTTTGCTGTCACGCAATATGGCACGCAATATGGTACTTTTTCTTACACGGAAGACTTTAAATTATTGAAAGAAGAAATTCAACGATCAAAGGAAGGTGATGGACGATGA
- the whiA gene encoding DNA-binding protein WhiA, translated as MSFASETKKEMTQIEADDCCVKAEVAAFIRMNGALSFSNKQLSLDVQTENAAIARRLYSNLKRLYPYKVELLVRKKMRLKKNNVYICRIRDGAKPLLEDLLILTGTFQFKNEISPAIVKKKCCQRAYLRGAFLAGGSVNNPETSSYHLEIFSIYKEHSEALVELMNKYQLNGKSIERKKGYIAYLKEAEKISDFLSIVGAHVSLMKFEDVRIIRDMRNSVNRLVNCETANLNKTIGAAQRQVENIKFIESTIGLGQLPDRLQEIARLRVDNQDITLKELGELVSGGTVSKSGVNHRLRKIEEIAENLRNGGIGS; from the coding sequence ATGTCTTTTGCTTCAGAGACAAAGAAAGAAATGACTCAAATTGAGGCGGATGATTGTTGTGTAAAGGCGGAGGTAGCAGCTTTCATTAGAATGAATGGTGCACTGTCCTTTTCAAACAAACAACTAAGCCTTGATGTGCAAACTGAAAATGCCGCGATTGCGAGGCGTTTGTATTCAAATTTAAAACGCTTGTATCCCTATAAGGTAGAACTGCTTGTGCGGAAAAAAATGCGTTTGAAAAAAAATAATGTGTATATTTGCCGAATAAGAGACGGTGCAAAGCCGCTTCTAGAAGATTTACTTATTTTGACCGGCACTTTTCAATTTAAAAATGAAATATCACCGGCAATCGTAAAAAAGAAATGCTGTCAGCGGGCATATTTAAGAGGTGCCTTTCTAGCGGGTGGTTCGGTTAACAATCCTGAGACATCCTCTTATCATCTTGAAATTTTTTCGATTTACAAGGAGCATAGTGAAGCACTTGTTGAATTGATGAATAAGTATCAGCTTAATGGCAAGTCGATTGAACGCAAAAAAGGGTATATTGCCTATTTGAAGGAAGCTGAGAAAATATCAGACTTTCTAAGCATTGTTGGAGCGCATGTCTCCTTGATGAAATTTGAGGATGTGCGAATCATTCGCGATATGCGAAATAGCGTAAACAGGCTTGTCAATTGTGAAACTGCGAATTTGAATAAGACAATTGGGGCTGCTCAGCGCCAAGTTGAAAACATAAAATTTATCGAGAGTACAATTGGTTTAGGGCAATTGCCTGATAGATTACAAGAAATTGCAAGACTACGTGTGGACAATCAGGATATTACATTGAAAGAGCTTGGCGAATTGGTTTCAGGTGGA